A genomic region of Xiphophorus couchianus chromosome 18, X_couchianus-1.0, whole genome shotgun sequence contains the following coding sequences:
- the cep57 gene encoding centrosomal protein of 57 kDa, whose amino-acid sequence MEILSKTPTAESYRHKAPRSSPAPSRMVSDTFSLSSYKTYPAHRYSINAPARHTPQTFTQDSYRPASPSKALPESSSAAILSALRNLQEKIRRLEFEKEQAELSLCTLLKDGRLQSDSPAQRLLTDEDIERKASEQSNCNQVLITHLAAAENRCEKLEGQLEQMKRMLPRTESTSLPNQEVNSEALTETPGTGSQQPDGLSEHAQLEKLEKLEQEYLRLTCTQKNAEMKICALERKINEEEHQRRLILDKANQLQTGMEANRMLLQSVSPRLSIRQFKEKKSSSKQPSPKYTEPHYRLSLRDIPFVTGTSVACSHSVRANVQAVLSLLKRHQPHLCNKRVLSRDADHSETSSQSDASSTSSSTCGDELSELLEALQDELCLISLEHGELIKQMEGSASEEERGALQREQERLLVRMESKEEQISKLCKHKLQIKKLRKKVKSGKNSRTGERLATRGRSEASTKAQLVERNKKNLMLLKDMRALQNSLQI is encoded by the exons ATGGAGATACTTTCAAAAACACCCACAGCAGAATCCTATCGGCATAAG GCACCGCGTTCTTCTCCAGCACCTAGCAGGATGGTGTCTGACACTTTTTCCCTGTCGTCTTATAAAACCTATCCTGCTCATCGATATTCCATCAACGCTCCTGCACGTCACACGCCCCAAACATTCACTCAGGATTCATATCGTCCAGCATCACCCAGCAAAGCTCTTCCAGAGAGCAGCAGTGCAG CGATCTTATCTGCCTTGAGGAACCTCCAAGAGAAGATTAGGAGGCTGGAGTTTGAGAAAGAGCAGGCAGAGTTGAGCCTTTGCACTTTATTGAAGGACGGACGTCTGCAAAGTGACAGCCCTGCGCAGAGACTCCTCACTGATGAGGACATAGAAAGAAAAGCAAGTGAGCAGTCGAACTGTAACCAAG TGCTGATCACCCACCTTGCTGCTGCAGAGAATCGTTGTGAGAAGCTGGAAGGACAGTTGGAGCAGATGAAGAGGATGTTGCCCAGGACAGAAAGCACCAGCTTGCCCAATCAGGAGGTGAACTCAGAG GCTTTAACAGAAACACCTGGTACAGGTAGTCAGCAGCCTGATGGACTGAGCGAGCATGCTCAGTTGGAAAAGCTGGAAAAACTTGAGCAGGAATATCTCAGGCTGACTTGCACACAGAAAAATGCAGAG ATGAAGATCTGTGCATTGGAAAGAAAGATAAACGAAGAGGAGCACCAGAGAAGGCTCATTCTGGATAAAGCCAATCAG CTACAGACAGGTATGGAAGCCAACAGAATGTTGCTGCAGTCCGTTTCTCCACGTTTATCCATCAGACAATTCAAAGAGAAGAAATCCAGCTCAAAG caACCTTCTCCAAAATACACAGAGCCTCATTACAGACTGAGCCTAAGAGATATACCATTTGTCACTGGAACG TCGGTCGCCTGCAGCCACTCGGTCAGAGCCAACGTTCAGGCAGTCTTGTCCCTCCTGAAACGGCACCAGCCTCATCTCTGCAACAAACGCGTCCTGTCTCGCGACGCAGATCACTCTGAAACGAGCAGCCAGTCAGACGCTTCCTCCACGTCGTCGTCCACTTGCGGAGACGAGCTATCGGAGCTGCTAGAAGCCCTGCAGGACGAGCTGTGCCTCATCAGTTT GGAGCACGGTGAGTTGATTAAGCAAATGGAAGGGAGCGCCTCTGAAGAGGAAAGGGGAGCGCTTCAGAGGGAGCAGGAGAGGCTACTGGTGAGAATGGAGAGTAAAGAAGAACAGATCAGTAAGCTCTGCAAGCATAAATTACAG ATAAAGAAGTTAAGAAAGAAGGTGAAGTCTGGGAAGAACAGTCGAACTGGAGAAAGACttgccaccagagggcgctctGAAGCATCAACTAAAGCTCAGCTAGTTGAGAGAAACAAGAAGAACCTGATGCTTCTGAAAGATATGAGAGCTTTGCAAAACTCTTTACAGATCTGA